From Pongo pygmaeus isolate AG05252 chromosome 1, NHGRI_mPonPyg2-v2.0_pri, whole genome shotgun sequence, one genomic window encodes:
- the FCAMR gene encoding high affinity immunoglobulin alpha and immunoglobulin mu Fc receptor isoform X1 has protein sequence MVKEKEVNRHPILVMPVGAASRFKEEQLEDVQTPASHKEKKSPPGSCFWTEMDGEATVKPGEQKEVVRRGTEVDYSRLIAGTLPQSHVANRRAGWKMPLFLILCLLQGSSFALPQKRPHPRWLWEGSLPSRTHLRAMGTLTSSSPLCWREESSFAAPNALKGSRLVSGEPGGAVTIQCHYAPSSVNRHQRKYWCRLGPPRWICQTIVSTNHYTHHRYRDRVALTDFPQRGLFVVRLSQLSPDDIGCYLCGIGSENNMLFLSMNLTISAGPSSTLPTATPAAGELTMRSYGTASPVANRWTPGTTQTLGQGTAWDTVASTPGTSMTTASAEGRETPGATRLATPGTGSWAEGSVKAPAPIPESPASKAPAPIPESPASKSRSMSNTTEGVWEGTRSLVTNRAKASKDRREITTTKADRPREDTEGVRIALDAAKKVLGTIRPPALVSETLAWEIFPQATPVSKQQSLSSIGETTPAAGMWTLGTPAADVWILGTPTADVWTSMEAASGEGSSAGDLDAATGDRGPQVTLSQAPAVGPWRPPGKESSVKSTFPEDESSSRTLAPVSTMLALFMLMALVLLQRKLRRRRTSQEAERVTLIQMTHFLEVNPQPDQLPHVERKMLQDDSLPAGASLTAPERNPGP, from the exons cctccaggttTAAAGAAGAGCAACTAGAAGACGTCCAAACACCTGCATCTCATAAGGAGAAGAAAAGTCCACCTGGATCTTGTTTCTGGACTGAGATGGATGGAGAGGCCACAGTGAAGCCCGGAGAACAAAAG GAAGTGGTGAGGAGAGGAACAGAAGTGGACTACTCCAGGCTCATTGCTGGCACTTTACCACAATCTCAC GTTGCCAACAGGAGGGCAGGATGGAAAATGCCCCTCTTCCTCATACTATGCCTGCTACAAG GTTCTTCTTTCGCCCTTCCACAAAAAAGACCCCATCCGAGATGGCTGTGGGAGGGCTCTCTCCCCTCCAGGACCCATCTCCGGGCCATGGGAACACTCACGTCTTCCTCGCCCCTTTGCTGGCGGGAGGAGAGCTCCTTTGCAG CTCCAAATGCATTGAAGGGCTCAAGGCTGGTGTCAGGGGAGCCTGGAGGAGCTGTCACCATCCAGTGCCATTATGCCCCCTCATCTGTCAACAGGCACCAGAGGAAGTACTGGTGCCGTCTGGGGCCCCCAAGATGGATCTGCCAGACCATTGTGTCCACCAACCACTACACTCACCATCGCTATCGTGACCGTGTGGCCCTCACAGACTTTCCACAAAGAGGCTTGTTTGTGGTGAGGCTGTCCCAACTGTCCCCAGATGACATCGGATGCTACCTCTGCGGCATTGGAAGTGAAAACAACATGCTGTTCTTAAGCATGAATCTGACCATCTCTGCAG GTCCCTCCAGCACCCTCCCCACAGCCACTCCAGCTGCTGGGGAGCTCACCATGAGATCCTATGGAACAGCGTCTCCAGTGGCCAACAGATGGACCCCAGGAACCACCCAGACCTTAGGACAGGGGACAGCATGGGACACAGTTGCTTCAACTCCAGGAACCAGCATGACTACAGCTTCAGCTGAGGGAAGAGAAACCCCGGGAGCAACCAGGCTAGCAACTCCAGGGacaggcagctgggcagagggtTCTGTCAAAGCACCAGCTCCCATTCCAGAGAGTCCAGCTTCAAAAGCACCAGCTCCCATTCCAGAGAGTCCAGCTTCAAAAAGCAGAAGCATGTCCAATACAACAGAAGGTGTTTGGGAGGGCACCAGAAGCTTGGTGACAAACAGGGCTAAAGCCAGCAAGGACAGGAGGGAAATAACAACTACCAAGGCTGATAGGCCAAGGGAGGACACAGAGGGGGTCCGGATAGCTCTTGATGCAGCCAAAAAGGTCCTAGGAACCATTAGGCCACCAGCTCTGGTCTCAGAAACTTTGGCCTGGGAAATCTTCCCACAAGCAACGCCGGTTTCTAAGCAACAATCTCTGAGCTCCATTGGAGAAACAACTCCAGCTGCAGGCATGTGGACCTTGGGAACTCCTGCTGCAGATGTGTGGATCTTGGGAACTCCAACTGCAGATGTGTGGACCAGCATGGAGGCAGCATCTGGGGAAGGAAGCTCTGCAGGGGACCTAGATGCTGCCACTGGAGACAGAGGTCCCCAAGTAACACTGAGCCAGGCCCCAGCAGTAGGACCCTGGAGACCCCCTGGCAAGGAGTCCTCCGTGAAGAG TACTTTTCCAGAAGATGAAAGCAGCTCTCGGACCCTGGCTCCTGTCTCTACCATGCTGGCCCTGTTTATGCTTATGGCTCTGGTTCTATTGCAAAGGAAGCTCCGGAGAAGGAGGACCT CTCAGGAGGCAGAAAGGGTCACCCTAATTCAGATGACACATTTTCTGGAAGTGAACCCCCAACCAGACCAGCTGCCCCATGTGGAAAGAAAGATGCTCCAGGATGACTCTCTTCCGGCTGGGGCCAGCCTGACTGCCCCAGAGAGAAATCCAGGACCCTGA
- the FCAMR gene encoding high affinity immunoglobulin alpha and immunoglobulin mu Fc receptor isoform X2, translated as MDGEATVKPGEQKEVVRRGTEVDYSRLIAGTLPQSHVANRRAGWKMPLFLILCLLQGSSFALPQKRPHPRWLWEGSLPSRTHLRAMGTLTSSSPLCWREESSFAAPNALKGSRLVSGEPGGAVTIQCHYAPSSVNRHQRKYWCRLGPPRWICQTIVSTNHYTHHRYRDRVALTDFPQRGLFVVRLSQLSPDDIGCYLCGIGSENNMLFLSMNLTISAGPSSTLPTATPAAGELTMRSYGTASPVANRWTPGTTQTLGQGTAWDTVASTPGTSMTTASAEGRETPGATRLATPGTGSWAEGSVKAPAPIPESPASKAPAPIPESPASKSRSMSNTTEGVWEGTRSLVTNRAKASKDRREITTTKADRPREDTEGVRIALDAAKKVLGTIRPPALVSETLAWEIFPQATPVSKQQSLSSIGETTPAAGMWTLGTPAADVWILGTPTADVWTSMEAASGEGSSAGDLDAATGDRGPQVTLSQAPAVGPWRPPGKESSVKSTFPEDESSSRTLAPVSTMLALFMLMALVLLQRKLRRRRTSQEAERVTLIQMTHFLEVNPQPDQLPHVERKMLQDDSLPAGASLTAPERNPGP; from the exons ATGGATGGAGAGGCCACAGTGAAGCCCGGAGAACAAAAG GAAGTGGTGAGGAGAGGAACAGAAGTGGACTACTCCAGGCTCATTGCTGGCACTTTACCACAATCTCAC GTTGCCAACAGGAGGGCAGGATGGAAAATGCCCCTCTTCCTCATACTATGCCTGCTACAAG GTTCTTCTTTCGCCCTTCCACAAAAAAGACCCCATCCGAGATGGCTGTGGGAGGGCTCTCTCCCCTCCAGGACCCATCTCCGGGCCATGGGAACACTCACGTCTTCCTCGCCCCTTTGCTGGCGGGAGGAGAGCTCCTTTGCAG CTCCAAATGCATTGAAGGGCTCAAGGCTGGTGTCAGGGGAGCCTGGAGGAGCTGTCACCATCCAGTGCCATTATGCCCCCTCATCTGTCAACAGGCACCAGAGGAAGTACTGGTGCCGTCTGGGGCCCCCAAGATGGATCTGCCAGACCATTGTGTCCACCAACCACTACACTCACCATCGCTATCGTGACCGTGTGGCCCTCACAGACTTTCCACAAAGAGGCTTGTTTGTGGTGAGGCTGTCCCAACTGTCCCCAGATGACATCGGATGCTACCTCTGCGGCATTGGAAGTGAAAACAACATGCTGTTCTTAAGCATGAATCTGACCATCTCTGCAG GTCCCTCCAGCACCCTCCCCACAGCCACTCCAGCTGCTGGGGAGCTCACCATGAGATCCTATGGAACAGCGTCTCCAGTGGCCAACAGATGGACCCCAGGAACCACCCAGACCTTAGGACAGGGGACAGCATGGGACACAGTTGCTTCAACTCCAGGAACCAGCATGACTACAGCTTCAGCTGAGGGAAGAGAAACCCCGGGAGCAACCAGGCTAGCAACTCCAGGGacaggcagctgggcagagggtTCTGTCAAAGCACCAGCTCCCATTCCAGAGAGTCCAGCTTCAAAAGCACCAGCTCCCATTCCAGAGAGTCCAGCTTCAAAAAGCAGAAGCATGTCCAATACAACAGAAGGTGTTTGGGAGGGCACCAGAAGCTTGGTGACAAACAGGGCTAAAGCCAGCAAGGACAGGAGGGAAATAACAACTACCAAGGCTGATAGGCCAAGGGAGGACACAGAGGGGGTCCGGATAGCTCTTGATGCAGCCAAAAAGGTCCTAGGAACCATTAGGCCACCAGCTCTGGTCTCAGAAACTTTGGCCTGGGAAATCTTCCCACAAGCAACGCCGGTTTCTAAGCAACAATCTCTGAGCTCCATTGGAGAAACAACTCCAGCTGCAGGCATGTGGACCTTGGGAACTCCTGCTGCAGATGTGTGGATCTTGGGAACTCCAACTGCAGATGTGTGGACCAGCATGGAGGCAGCATCTGGGGAAGGAAGCTCTGCAGGGGACCTAGATGCTGCCACTGGAGACAGAGGTCCCCAAGTAACACTGAGCCAGGCCCCAGCAGTAGGACCCTGGAGACCCCCTGGCAAGGAGTCCTCCGTGAAGAG TACTTTTCCAGAAGATGAAAGCAGCTCTCGGACCCTGGCTCCTGTCTCTACCATGCTGGCCCTGTTTATGCTTATGGCTCTGGTTCTATTGCAAAGGAAGCTCCGGAGAAGGAGGACCT CTCAGGAGGCAGAAAGGGTCACCCTAATTCAGATGACACATTTTCTGGAAGTGAACCCCCAACCAGACCAGCTGCCCCATGTGGAAAGAAAGATGCTCCAGGATGACTCTCTTCCGGCTGGGGCCAGCCTGACTGCCCCAGAGAGAAATCCAGGACCCTGA